One Lycium barbarum isolate Lr01 chromosome 5, ASM1917538v2, whole genome shotgun sequence genomic window carries:
- the LOC132642369 gene encoding uncharacterized protein LOC132642369, with amino-acid sequence MLVMHFMPPPSFIPLLNQSHGINRKDQVINRVHSTLIGIAKLIPLSPLRLMEIVKRRMPFILTEESVRAEHRQNQYLQLMVIYVENMLKLASGEIGDVVGRSMLLAIMDRLIELDVNIPWNAILHEEFTKDGDELRISWMERFSGENFIAQQLDSLMVLTFDHLNFCKESGRLSQVFDTLLQSFQQTVLPTYRSKFAQFMMFYACSLDPENCGRRFADTLFDIFKISICLEQRMSAVAYLASFLARAKFLPISFVAEYVESLVKWCSTYCSNQSGGVNPIAHKEFYAGCQAMMYVLCFHMRSMLADPRIRQRISKHIEDILRHPLSPLMVCLPSIVKEILGFANLSDNFVSSDLLKSELSMAFGGEERLDMFFPFDPCLLMRSDRYIRPHFVYWSMVRSSHGAAADVDEGKDDIEIPTAGKGMDIANNGAARSDYQDRDEEMSEMLITPEVTPCFGGELRCDMQMMPSRIPPTPESL; translated from the exons ATGCTTGTGATGCATTTTATGCCTCCTCCTTCCTTCATACCATTGCTGAATCAGTCACATGGCATTAATCGAAAAGACCAAGTCATTAATCGTGTCCATTCAACATTAATAGGCATTGCCAAGTTAATTCCTCTCTCCCCCTTGAGACTTATGGAAATAGTAAAGCGGAGGATGCCATTCATTCTGACAGAAGAATCAGTGCGTGCAGAGCATCGCCAGAACCAGTACCTGCAGTTGATGGTGATATATGTGGAGAACATGTTAAAACTGGCGAGTGGAGAAATTGGTGATGTTGTCGGAAGAAGTATGCTTCTGGCGATTATGGATAGGCTGATAGAATTGGAT GTAAACATACCATGGAATGCTATCTTACACGAAGAATTCACCAAAGATGGTGATGAG CTCCGGATTTCTTGGATGGAACGATTTTCTGGTGAAAATTTTATTGCTCAACAATTGGACAGCTTGATGGTGCTTACCTTTGATCACCTTAACTTTTGCAAGGAGAGTGGACGGTTGAGTCAG GTTTTTGATACTCTTCTCCAGTCATTTCAGCAAACTGTTTTACCGACATACAGGTCTAAATTTGCTCAG TTCATGATGTTTTATGCATGTTCACTGGATCCAGAGAATTGTGGCAGGAGATTTGCTGATACACTTTTTGATATATTTAAGATCAGCATCTGTCTAGAACAGAG AATGAGTGCTGTTGCCTATCTTGCTAGTTTTTTGGCTCGTGCAAAGTTTTTGCCTATCTCATTTGTTGCTGAATACGTCGAAAG TTTGGTGAAATGGTGTTCCACTTATTGCTCCAACCAGAGTGGCGGCGTCAATCCAATAGCTCACAAAGAATTCTATGCTGGCTGCCAG GCGATGATGTATGTACTTTGCTTTCACATGAGATCAATGCTTGCTGATCCTCGCATCAGACAACGGATATCAAAGCATATAGAGGATATCCTGAGGCATCCATTGAGCCCATTAATG GTATGCTTGCCATCAATAGTGAAAGAAATTCTTGGGTTTGCAAATTTGTCTGATAACTTTGTATCAAGTGATCTGCTAAAGTCAGAACTTTCAATGGCTTTTGGTGGTGAAGAGAGGCTTGACATGTTTTTCCCATTTGATCCTTGTCTGCTAATGAGATCTGACAG ATACATCCGGCCACATTTTGTGTACTGGTCAATGGTCCGGAGCTCTCATGGTGCTGCTGCTGATGTTGATGAGGGTAAAGACGATATTGAAATCCCTACTGCAGGGAAGGGAATGGATATAGCTAATAATGGAGCTGCTCGAAGTGATTATCAGGATCGTGATGAAGAAATGAGCGAGATGTTGATAACACCTGAAGTTACTCCGTGCTTTGGAGGGGAATTACGATGCGACATGCAGATGATGCCTTCAAGAATCCCACCTACTCCAGAGTCCTTGTAG
- the LOC132639284 gene encoding uncharacterized protein LOC132639284, whose translation MGMELAAENVELTDAKLFSRVRAALKSAHQGDLDHYKELLEFVQCDERHSDKVARKVTTLEALSGSVFSLDIIHHRSLVSSILGMSMWNYGTDVMDALMEFVISLVCASSHYKNYRN comes from the exons ATGGGAATGGAATTAGCAGCTGAGAATGTCGAGCTGACAGATGCAAAGTTGTTCTCTCGTGTTAGAGCTGCCCTTAAGTCTGCTCATCAG GGTGACCTCGACCACTATAAAGAGCTTCTTGAGTTTGTGCAATGTGATGAACGCCATTCTGATAAGGTTGCCCGGAAAGTG ACAACTTTAGAAGCTTTGTCTGGATCAGTTTTTTCTCTAGACATTATTCACCATCGATCTCTTGTTTCATCT ATTTTAGGAATGAGCATGTGGAACTATGGGACTGATGTAATGGATGCTTTAATGGAATTCGTTATATCCTTGGTATGTGCCTCTAGTCACTACAAAAACTACAGAAATTAG